Proteins encoded within one genomic window of Spirulina major PCC 6313:
- a CDS encoding FAD-binding oxidoreductase translates to MVEVQKSGTVQQTLTGWGRYPVVESHVQRPEKMSALDSIVAQPSSQLARGLGRSYGDAPLNGSGQTVLMERLNRMVAFDAATGMLRCEAGVPLHEILAVFVPRGWFLSVTPGTKFVTVGGAIAFDVHGKNHHCAGSFARHVECFELLIASGEVITCSRTENADLFWATVGGMGLTGIILEAELKLKKIASSYINSFNIKAKNLDEAIALFTQYEPLYPYSVAWIDCLATGRSLGRSILMFGETAAVADLSPQQQANPLPIHEKSKLTIPLDAPSVFLNRYTMGSFNQLYYHRQLQKEQRAISHYDPFFYPLDFVNDWNRLYGKRGFVQYQCVLPMETSHDGLTEILQRSSQKGWASFLAVLKRMGQQEAELLSFPMPGYTLALDIPIKIGLWTFLEELDQIVIRCGGRLYLAKDARVSPASFRAMYPQYEDWLAIKRQVDPDNHFRSTLSERLEIQP, encoded by the coding sequence TCGCAGTTGGCGCGAGGGTTGGGGCGGAGTTATGGGGATGCGCCGTTGAATGGGTCGGGGCAAACGGTGTTGATGGAACGTCTCAATCGGATGGTGGCGTTTGATGCCGCAACGGGAATGCTGCGGTGTGAGGCGGGGGTGCCACTCCATGAGATTTTGGCGGTGTTTGTGCCGAGGGGTTGGTTTTTATCGGTGACACCGGGGACGAAATTCGTGACGGTGGGGGGCGCGATCGCATTCGATGTTCATGGTAAAAATCACCACTGTGCCGGGTCATTTGCGCGGCATGTGGAATGTTTTGAGCTATTGATTGCCAGTGGAGAGGTGATCACCTGTTCGCGCACAGAAAATGCTGATCTATTCTGGGCAACCGTGGGCGGCATGGGGTTAACCGGAATTATCTTAGAAGCCGAGTTGAAACTGAAAAAAATCGCTTCGTCCTATATTAATAGCTTTAACATTAAGGCGAAAAATTTAGATGAAGCGATCGCACTCTTTACCCAATATGAACCCCTCTATCCCTATTCGGTGGCATGGATTGATTGTCTAGCGACGGGGCGTAGTTTAGGGCGAAGTATTTTAATGTTTGGCGAGACGGCGGCGGTGGCTGATTTATCGCCGCAACAACAGGCGAATCCCTTGCCCATTCATGAAAAATCGAAGTTAACGATTCCTTTAGATGCACCGTCGGTGTTTTTGAATCGCTACACGATGGGCAGTTTTAACCAACTGTATTATCATCGTCAACTGCAAAAAGAGCAGCGGGCAATTAGCCATTATGACCCGTTCTTTTATCCCCTGGATTTTGTTAATGATTGGAATCGCTTGTATGGTAAACGGGGTTTTGTGCAGTATCAATGTGTGCTACCGATGGAGACAAGTCATGATGGCTTGACGGAAATTTTACAGCGTTCGAGCCAAAAAGGATGGGCTTCATTTTTAGCGGTATTAAAACGGATGGGACAACAGGAAGCGGAGTTATTATCCTTTCCCATGCCGGGCTATACATTGGCGTTGGATATTCCGATTAAGATCGGATTGTGGACATTTTTAGAGGAGTTGGATCAGATTGTGATTCGGTGTGGGGGGCGGTTGTATTTGGCGAAAGATGCGCGGGTGAGTCCGGCGAGTTTTCGGGCGATGTATCCCCAATATGAGGATTGGTTAGCGATTAAGCGACAGGTTGATCCCGATAATCATTTTCGCTCAACGTTGTCGGAACGATTGGAGATTCAGCCATGA
- a CDS encoding SDR family oxidoreductase, translating to MTKSVVIIGATSSLARALAHQLARRGTDLYLVARDEAELKRIAQDLKIRYQVAVNWSQFEALAFESHGEICDRILAQASPLDGVIICMGELGNQPTAQTDINRALAIIQSNYTGAVSVLTPLANALEKQGSGWIVGIGSVAGDRGRQSNYVYGSAKGALALFLQGLRSRLSKVGVHVMTVKPGFMDTKMTFGLPGLFLVADPNDVAEDILTALKMRKNTVYLPWFWWGIMMIIRSIPEPIFKKMKL from the coding sequence ATGACTAAATCAGTAGTGATTATTGGAGCAACATCGAGTTTGGCGCGGGCGTTGGCGCATCAGTTGGCGCGGCGAGGTACGGATTTATATTTAGTAGCGCGGGATGAAGCGGAACTCAAACGGATTGCCCAAGATTTAAAAATTCGCTATCAAGTTGCGGTGAATTGGAGTCAGTTTGAGGCGTTGGCGTTTGAGTCCCATGGGGAAATTTGCGATCGCATTCTCGCCCAAGCCAGCCCCCTCGACGGTGTGATTATCTGCATGGGTGAACTGGGCAATCAACCCACTGCCCAAACAGATATAAATCGCGCCCTTGCCATTATCCAATCTAACTATACCGGGGCGGTTTCGGTGTTGACTCCTTTAGCCAATGCTCTGGAAAAACAAGGCTCAGGTTGGATTGTGGGGATTGGTTCCGTGGCGGGCGATCGCGGTCGCCAAAGTAATTATGTCTATGGCTCAGCCAAGGGAGCATTGGCGTTATTTTTGCAGGGTTTACGGAGTCGCCTTAGTAAAGTGGGGGTGCATGTGATGACGGTGAAACCGGGATTTATGGACACCAAAATGACCTTTGGCCTGCCGGGTTTATTTCTCGTGGCTGACCCCAATGATGTGGCTGAGGATATTTTGACGGCGTTGAAAATGCGCAAAAATACGGTGTATTTGCCCTGGTTTTGGTGGGGAATTATGATGATCATTCGATCCATTCCCGAACCTATTTTTAAAAAAATGAAACTGTAG
- a CDS encoding DUF3146 family protein has translation MLTPNFDESMSRVTNTTAHVRITHQSWPQGRIAGEVRASDYAWEFQWQFRQGQLQVQPSLGRALILEPLSRFLERSDYQLEPGGDYEFTVRAKL, from the coding sequence ATGCTTACTCCCAATTTTGACGAATCCATGAGTCGTGTTACCAACACCACCGCCCATGTCCGCATCACCCATCAATCATGGCCACAGGGTCGCATTGCCGGTGAGGTGCGAGCCTCGGATTATGCCTGGGAATTTCAATGGCAATTTCGTCAGGGCCAGCTACAAGTCCAACCATCCCTAGGGCGAGCGTTAATTCTTGAACCCTTGAGCCGTTTTTTAGAACGAAGCGATTACCAACTCGAACCCGGCGGTGATTACGAATTCACGGTCAGGGCGAAGCTTTGA
- a CDS encoding HetZ-related protein yields MNVETVNSSYSTSQASPAIVDYPDKDGPSSFSLERILIDDIRRQVGSVSRSAKAVVARITTEVERVCSKSDRIQKSGDITSHLLYLGQHRLKKCLAYHRLGSKQGRVELHSNLSVMVYRHIAPTQAQLGFSGRYVLIEDFLQDFYVESLKAFRRENDVPEDYQPRTPMQLAEYMAFTEQYAKRRITLPNGYSQQLIILRAQTFARRQPKETAVDIEQAVEFPKGADAEAHHRSATVQQVRSQMVTETPDLWETVKRDRVVHALFNYLKSQGHEDCADYLALKLQDLPASEIDEILGLTPRQRDYLQQRFKYHVEKFARTSHWELVHQWLDAGVSQRLGMTHPQWDAFQAQLSDSQLQLLELKQQQVSDADIMAITGMTAKKVQKGWTDLLTLAAEFRNGNV; encoded by the coding sequence ATGAACGTTGAAACTGTAAACTCTTCTTACTCGACTTCTCAAGCTTCGCCAGCGATTGTTGACTATCCGGATAAAGACGGCCCGTCTTCCTTTTCCTTAGAGCGGATTTTAATTGATGACATTCGCCGCCAAGTGGGGTCGGTGTCCCGGTCAGCCAAAGCGGTGGTGGCACGGATTACAACGGAAGTGGAGCGCGTCTGTAGCAAGAGCGATCGCATCCAAAAATCCGGCGACATCACCTCCCATCTCCTCTATCTCGGTCAGCACCGCCTCAAAAAATGCCTCGCCTACCATCGCCTCGGCTCCAAACAAGGGCGCGTCGAACTCCACAGCAATCTGAGCGTGATGGTGTATCGACATATCGCCCCGACCCAGGCGCAACTGGGCTTCTCCGGTCGCTATGTGTTGATTGAAGACTTCTTACAAGATTTCTATGTGGAATCCTTGAAAGCCTTCCGCCGCGAAAATGATGTGCCCGAAGACTACCAACCCCGCACCCCGATGCAGTTGGCGGAATACATGGCCTTCACGGAACAATACGCCAAGCGTCGGATCACGCTCCCCAACGGCTATTCCCAACAGTTGATCATCCTGCGGGCCCAAACCTTCGCCCGTCGTCAACCGAAAGAAACAGCGGTAGACATTGAGCAGGCGGTGGAATTTCCCAAAGGTGCAGATGCAGAAGCCCATCATCGCTCGGCCACGGTGCAACAGGTGCGCAGCCAAATGGTGACGGAAACGCCGGATCTGTGGGAAACGGTGAAGCGCGATCGCGTCGTCCATGCCCTCTTCAACTACCTCAAAAGCCAAGGTCACGAAGACTGCGCCGACTACCTCGCCCTCAAACTCCAAGACCTCCCCGCCTCGGAAATTGACGAAATCCTCGGCCTCACCCCCCGCCAGCGGGACTATCTCCAACAACGGTTTAAATACCATGTGGAAAAATTCGCCCGCACCAGCCACTGGGAATTAGTCCACCAATGGCTCGATGCGGGGGTGAGCCAACGCCTCGGCATGACCCATCCCCAATGGGATGCATTTCAAGCGCAGTTATCGGACAGCCAATTGCAACTCCTGGAGTTGAAGCAGCAACAGGTGAGTGATGCGGACATCATGGCGATCACAGGCATGACCGCGAAGAAAGTGCAAAAGGGTTGGACGGATCTGTTGACGCTGGCGGCAGAATTCCGGAATGGCAATGTGTAG
- a CDS encoding L-threonylcarbamoyladenylate synthase has product MAILYSIHPDNPQTDRIETIVRALRGGAVMLYPTDTVYAIGCDLNAPAAVKRVRQLKRMANDKPLTFLCSSLSNIAEYALVADQAYRLMRCLIPGPYTFLLPATKLVPRVVMNPKRKTTGIRVPNQPVCQSILAALGNPVISTSAYVPTDEDGTWPTLGIERMRLFDALDTVVDIIIDTGVELGFKSSTILDLTTDTPRMVRAGLGVEALEDWMIDRD; this is encoded by the coding sequence ATGGCGATTCTGTATTCAATCCATCCGGATAATCCGCAAACTGACCGAATAGAGACTATAGTTCGAGCGTTGCGGGGAGGGGCTGTAATGTTGTACCCCACCGACACCGTGTATGCGATCGGGTGTGACCTCAATGCCCCCGCCGCCGTGAAGCGAGTGCGACAGCTAAAACGGATGGCCAACGACAAACCCTTAACCTTCCTCTGTTCATCCCTATCCAATATTGCTGAATATGCCCTTGTTGCTGACCAAGCCTATCGACTCATGCGCTGCTTAATTCCGGGGCCCTATACCTTTCTCTTGCCGGCGACGAAGCTCGTACCTCGCGTGGTGATGAATCCCAAACGGAAAACCACCGGGATTCGTGTCCCGAATCAACCCGTCTGTCAGTCGATTTTGGCCGCTTTGGGCAATCCAGTGATCTCCACTTCGGCCTATGTACCAACGGATGAGGACGGGACATGGCCCACCTTGGGTATTGAACGGATGCGGTTGTTTGATGCCTTGGATACGGTGGTGGACATCATCATCGATACGGGGGTTGAACTGGGGTTTAAGAGTTCAACGATTCTCGATCTCACCACCGATACTCCGCGCATGGTGCGGGCCGGGTTGGGGGTGGAGGCCCTTGAAGATTGGATGATTGACCGTGACTAG
- the larC gene encoding nickel pincer cofactor biosynthesis protein LarC, translating into MTKIAYFDCPTGIAGDMCLGALVDLGVPLEYLIDQLHGLGMAGEYTLRSHPITHHGQQGTKVQVDIQNSDHPPHRHLPEITALIQGAKLPRQARDWAIQVFEQLAIAEGAVHGIPPETVHFHEVGAMDAIVDIVGTCIGLDWLGVSQVYCSALPTGSGTVMAAHGRLPVPVPAVLKLWETRRVPIYSNDLTGELVTPTGAALMVTLAQNFGTVPPMQIQKTGWGAGTKALPLPNMVRVWIGTPTTAAETLAADPNVDDLETVIVLETQIDDASPQAIAYAQTQLFTAGALDVFTHGIQMKKSRLGTLITVICPPAAVAACEGVLFQETPTLGIRRSPQRRRILARRFHTVTTPYGDITLKIASQGDRILNVQPEYDDCAAHAQTHGIPWHTVHQAALIAWDQQQ; encoded by the coding sequence ATGACCAAAATCGCCTATTTTGACTGTCCGACGGGGATTGCGGGCGATATGTGTTTGGGAGCATTGGTGGATCTTGGCGTTCCCCTAGAGTACTTGATTGATCAACTGCATGGGCTGGGCATGGCGGGGGAATATACGCTGCGATCGCACCCGATCACCCACCACGGCCAACAGGGCACGAAAGTCCAGGTGGACATTCAGAACTCCGACCATCCCCCCCATCGCCATCTCCCCGAAATCACCGCCCTCATCCAGGGTGCAAAACTGCCCCGCCAAGCCCGCGACTGGGCGATCCAAGTCTTTGAACAGTTGGCGATCGCCGAAGGCGCGGTTCATGGCATCCCCCCGGAAACGGTTCATTTCCATGAAGTGGGGGCAATGGATGCGATCGTGGATATTGTCGGCACTTGCATTGGCCTTGATTGGCTTGGAGTTAGTCAGGTCTATTGTTCCGCCCTCCCCACGGGCAGCGGCACAGTCATGGCCGCCCACGGTCGCCTCCCTGTGCCCGTCCCCGCCGTCCTGAAACTGTGGGAAACCCGCCGCGTCCCGATCTACAGCAATGATCTTACAGGCGAACTCGTCACCCCCACGGGAGCGGCGTTGATGGTCACCTTAGCCCAGAATTTTGGCACTGTACCGCCCATGCAGATCCAGAAAACCGGCTGGGGTGCGGGGACGAAGGCCTTACCACTGCCAAATATGGTGCGCGTGTGGATTGGCACACCCACCACTGCCGCTGAGACATTGGCCGCTGATCCCAACGTTGACGACCTCGAAACGGTGATCGTCCTCGAAACCCAGATTGACGATGCCTCGCCCCAAGCGATCGCCTATGCCCAAACTCAACTCTTTACCGCTGGGGCCCTCGATGTGTTCACCCACGGCATCCAAATGAAAAAATCCCGCCTCGGCACGTTGATCACCGTCATCTGTCCCCCGGCGGCTGTGGCGGCCTGTGAAGGGGTGCTCTTCCAAGAAACGCCCACCCTGGGGATTCGGCGATCGCCCCAACGCCGCCGCATCCTCGCCCGCCGCTTCCACACCGTCACCACCCCCTACGGCGATATCACCCTGAAAATTGCCTCCCAAGGCGATCGCATCCTCAACGTTCAGCCGGAATACGACGACTGCGCCGCCCACGCCCAAACCCACGGCATCCCCTGGCACACCGTCCACCAAGCCGCCCTCATCGCCTGGGATCAACAACAATGA